GCGCACAACCAGAGGGAGGCCCAGGCTGATCCTACCGCTCATGCGGAGATCCTTGCCATCAGGGAAGCTGCGTCCCACATCGGGGGATGGAGGCTCGACGGTGCGACGCTTTATGTGACCCTTGAGCCGTGCCCGATGTGTGCTGGGGCTGTAGTGGCGGCAAGGCTTGCAAGACTGGTCTATGGCGCGTTCGACCCCAAGGCCGGGGCGGCGGGGACGATCTGGGACATTCCCCGGGATACTCGCCTGAACCACTGGGTGACAGTGACCGGAGCGGTGCTGGCGGGAGAGTGCGAGGCCTTGCTGGGG
This is a stretch of genomic DNA from Bacillota bacterium. It encodes these proteins:
- the tadA gene encoding tRNA adenosine(34) deaminase TadA, whose translation is MNAAQGSSGAVFDLGRDEQFMRQAIFEAHEALRAGEVPVGAVVVMGGEIVARAHNQREAQADPTAHAEILAIREAASHIGGWRLDGATLYVTLEPCPMCAGAVVAARLARLVYGAFDPKAGAAGTIWDIPRDTRLNHWVTVTGAVLAGECEALLGDFFRTKR